Proteins from a single region of Lelliottia sp. JS-SCA-14:
- the tcp gene encoding methyl-accepting chemotaxis citrate transducer: MLKNLHVITGIVFALTIFCLLQVVTGGLFYSAVSNDRHNFQNSGSLNAQQESLSDSVNTLVKTRVTVTRVAIRYLKNQRDPASLAAINKLLGNAGDSLTKAENYYSAWQAMPPVQGQSQALTTEMQKAYSQMHEVMRLSIEYLRADNYQAYGDLDAQQAQDDMEAVYTRWRAENNTLLKAAAKENQSSFTHMQWTLGTIFLVVIAVLIVFWQGLQHLLLKPLRSVMNHIRTIASGDLTQTISIDSRNEMGQLAAGLHEMQTSLVTTVSAVRGSTDSIYTGAGEIAAGSNDLSARTEQQASSLEETAASMEELTATVKQNSDNARQATLLAKNASETADRGGRVVNNVIRTMTEIADSSQQIAHITSVIDSIAFQTNILALNAAVEAARAGEQGRGFAVVAGEVRTLASRSAQAAKEIKALIENSVSRVNTGSGQVSEAGETMKEIVAAVTRVTDIMGEIASASDEQSRGIEQVSLAVSQMDSVTQQNAALVQESATAAAALEDQAEQLRQAVAAFRLNVQTQTAAPRATNLKTPQVLRPATASAGDGNWETF; the protein is encoded by the coding sequence ATGCTGAAAAATCTGCACGTCATTACCGGGATTGTCTTTGCTCTCACTATATTCTGCCTGTTGCAAGTCGTCACGGGGGGATTGTTCTATTCCGCCGTCAGCAACGACCGTCATAATTTCCAGAACTCAGGCAGCCTCAATGCGCAGCAGGAGAGCCTGAGCGACAGCGTCAATACGCTGGTCAAAACCCGTGTCACGGTCACACGCGTCGCCATTCGTTACCTTAAAAATCAGCGCGATCCGGCCTCTCTGGCGGCAATCAACAAGCTGCTCGGTAACGCGGGTGACTCTCTGACCAAAGCTGAAAACTACTATAGTGCCTGGCAGGCGATGCCGCCCGTGCAGGGCCAGAGTCAGGCACTGACCACCGAAATGCAGAAAGCGTACAGCCAGATGCACGAGGTGATGCGCCTGTCGATTGAGTATCTGCGTGCCGATAACTATCAGGCGTATGGCGATCTCGACGCCCAGCAGGCTCAGGATGATATGGAGGCCGTCTACACCCGCTGGCGCGCGGAAAACAACACTCTGCTGAAAGCCGCCGCCAAAGAGAACCAGAGCAGCTTTACCCATATGCAGTGGACGCTCGGCACCATTTTCCTGGTGGTGATTGCCGTGCTGATCGTGTTCTGGCAAGGGTTGCAGCACCTGCTGCTGAAGCCGCTGCGCAGCGTGATGAACCATATCCGCACCATCGCCAGTGGCGATCTGACGCAGACGATTTCCATCGACAGCCGCAATGAGATGGGTCAGCTGGCGGCGGGTCTGCATGAGATGCAAACCTCGCTGGTGACCACCGTCAGCGCGGTGCGCGGCAGTACCGATTCGATCTACACCGGCGCGGGCGAAATCGCGGCGGGCAGCAACGATCTCTCCGCCCGTACCGAGCAGCAGGCCTCTTCCCTGGAAGAGACGGCGGCCAGCATGGAAGAGCTGACCGCGACGGTGAAACAGAACTCGGACAACGCCCGTCAGGCGACGCTGCTGGCGAAAAATGCCTCGGAAACCGCCGATCGCGGCGGACGCGTGGTGAATAACGTCATCCGCACCATGACCGAAATTGCCGACAGCTCTCAGCAAATTGCCCACATCACCAGCGTGATCGACAGCATCGCCTTCCAGACCAACATTCTGGCGCTGAACGCCGCCGTCGAAGCCGCGCGAGCGGGTGAACAAGGCCGCGGATTTGCCGTGGTCGCCGGGGAAGTGCGTACCCTGGCCAGCCGCAGTGCGCAGGCGGCAAAAGAGATCAAAGCGCTGATCGAAAACTCCGTCAGCCGGGTCAATACCGGCTCCGGACAGGTCAGCGAAGCCGGGGAAACCATGAAAGAGATCGTCGCGGCCGTCACCCGCGTGACCGATATTATGGGGGAGATCGCCTCGGCGTCGGATGAGCAGAGCCGCGGTATTGAGCAGGTGAGCCTGGCGGTTTCGCAGATGGATAGCGTAACGCAGCAGAACGCCGCGCTGGTGCAGGAATCCGCCACGGCGGCCGCTGCGCTGGAGGATCAGGCGGAACAGCTGCGCCAGGCCGTCGCCGCCTTCCGTCTGAACGTACAGACGCAAACCGCCGCACCGCGCGCGACAAACCTGAAAACACCGCAGGTGTTACGCCCGGCCACAGCGTCCGCCGGAGACGGAAACTGGGAAACGTTCTGA
- the umuD gene encoding translesion error-prone DNA polymerase V autoproteolytic subunit, whose product MNPVFSCELKEIIELPLFLERVPCGFPSPAQDYVEDRLDLNKLLIQHPSATYFVKVSGDSMIGAGIGDGDLLVIDRSLTAEHGDIVVAAIAGEFTVKELRTRPYLHLLPHNKNFSPIVFQSEDELQLFGVVTHTVKSHRHVRAR is encoded by the coding sequence ATGAATCCCGTTTTTTCATGTGAATTGAAAGAAATCATCGAATTACCCCTTTTTCTGGAGCGCGTCCCGTGCGGCTTTCCCAGCCCGGCGCAGGATTATGTCGAGGATCGTCTCGATCTCAACAAGCTTCTCATCCAGCACCCCAGCGCCACCTATTTCGTGAAGGTGAGCGGCGATTCGATGATTGGCGCAGGGATTGGCGACGGGGATCTGCTGGTGATCGACCGCTCGTTAACGGCTGAGCATGGCGATATTGTGGTGGCGGCGATTGCGGGGGAGTTCACGGTGAAAGAGCTGCGAACCCGTCCGTATCTCCACCTGCTGCCGCACAACAAAAACTTTTCTCCCATCGTTTTCCAGTCAGAGGACGAACTGCAACTCTTTGGCGTGGTAACGCACACCGTGAAATCGCACCGACATGTTCGCGCTCGTTGA
- a CDS encoding aldo/keto reductase family oxidoreductase produces the protein MTRIDKSGSYMLGTHSVNRLGYGAMQLAGPGVFGPPKDKEAALAVLREAVAAGVNHIDTSDFYGPHVTNQLIRDALHPYRDDLTIVTKIGARRGEDASWLPAFSAQELTQAVHDNLRNLQLDVLDVVNLRIMFSAHGPAEGSIEEPLATLVELQRQGLVRHIGLSNVTAAQIAQAQSITPIVCVQNLYNIVNRSDDALIDGLAEQGIAYVPFFPLGGFTPLQSSGLQAVADSLGATPMQVALAWLLKRSPNILLIPGTSSVAHLHENLAAGDLVLPDEALASLNALAE, from the coding sequence ATGACCCGAATTGATAAAAGTGGCAGTTATATGTTAGGTACGCATTCCGTTAACCGACTCGGCTATGGGGCGATGCAGCTGGCGGGGCCAGGCGTGTTTGGTCCGCCGAAGGATAAAGAGGCGGCGCTGGCGGTGCTGCGCGAAGCGGTGGCCGCTGGGGTAAATCACATCGATACCAGTGATTTTTACGGCCCGCATGTGACTAACCAGTTGATTCGGGATGCGCTCCATCCCTACCGGGACGATCTGACGATCGTCACCAAAATCGGCGCCCGTCGTGGGGAAGATGCCTCCTGGCTGCCGGCGTTTTCGGCTCAGGAGCTCACCCAGGCGGTGCACGATAACCTGCGAAATTTACAGCTGGACGTGCTGGATGTGGTGAACCTGCGCATTATGTTCAGCGCGCACGGGCCTGCCGAGGGATCGATCGAAGAACCATTAGCCACGCTGGTGGAACTGCAGCGTCAGGGGCTGGTGCGACATATTGGTCTGAGCAATGTGACCGCCGCGCAAATTGCGCAGGCGCAGAGCATTACACCGATCGTCTGTGTGCAAAACCTCTATAACATTGTTAATCGTAGCGACGATGCGCTGATTGACGGCCTGGCGGAGCAGGGGATTGCCTATGTGCCGTTCTTCCCGTTGGGGGGATTTACGCCGCTGCAATCATCCGGTCTGCAGGCAGTTGCCGATTCACTGGGCGCCACGCCGATGCAGGTTGCGCTGGCGTGGCTGCTGAAACGCTCGCCGAATATTCTGCTGATCCCGGGCACCTCGTCGGTGGCGCATCTGCATGAAAACCTGGCGGCTGGCGACCTGGTGTTGCCGGATGAGGCTCTCGCCTCGCTGAACGCGCTGGCGGAATAA
- a CDS encoding putative quinol monooxygenase produces MLKVIAEDFIKPEAIETVLPLYRALVEATKREPLCMAYDLYVDEKDAGHFVFIEEWPDRAALDVHCASEHFRRLVPLINQHQRKEPTFILMNSFSPTV; encoded by the coding sequence ATGCTGAAAGTTATCGCCGAAGATTTTATTAAACCGGAAGCCATAGAGACCGTCCTCCCGCTCTACCGCGCGCTGGTGGAAGCCACAAAGCGGGAGCCGCTGTGCATGGCTTACGATTTATACGTGGATGAGAAAGATGCAGGGCATTTTGTCTTTATCGAAGAGTGGCCGGATCGCGCGGCGCTGGATGTGCACTGTGCGAGCGAGCACTTCCGGCGTCTGGTGCCGCTGATCAATCAGCACCAGCGAAAAGAGCCGACGTTTATCCTGATGAACAGTTTCAGCCCTACAGTTTAA